A section of the Mastomys coucha isolate ucsf_1 unplaced genomic scaffold, UCSF_Mcou_1 pScaffold15, whole genome shotgun sequence genome encodes:
- the Nup160 gene encoding nuclear pore complex protein Nup160, translated as MNLSQLYGSSTAGYTVCRAVYKIASTRFLICRDLLILQQLLTRLGDAALECFCQAASEVGKEEFLDRLIRSEDGEIVSSPKLQYYDKVLRLLDVVGLPELVIQLATSAITEAGDDWKSQATLRTCIFKHHLDLGHNSQAYEALTQIPDSSRQLDCLRQLVVVLCERSQLQDLVEFPYVNLHDEVVGIIESRARAVDLMTHNYYELLYAFHIYRHNYRKAGTVMFEYGMRLGREVRTLRGLEKQGNCYLAAINCLRLIRPEYAWIVQPASGAVSDRPGASPKRNHDGECTATPTNRQIEILELEDLEKECSLARIRLTLARHDPSVIAIAGSSSAKEMGTLLVQAGLFDTAISLCQTFKLPLTPVFEGLAFKCIKLQFGGEAAQGEAWAWLAANQLSSVITTKESSATDEAWRLLSTYLERYKVQNNLYHHCVINKLLSHGVPLPNWLINSYKKVDAAELLRLYLNYDLLEEAVDLVSEYVDAVLGKGHQYFGIEFPLSATAPMVWLPYSSIDQLLQALGENSANSHNIILSQKILDKLEDYQQKVDKATRDLLYRRDL; from the exons GCTCTGGAATGTTTCTGTCAGGCAGCATCTGAAGTAGGCAAAGAAGAATTCTTAGATCGCTTGATCCGATCAGAGGATGGGGAGATTGTGTCTTCCCCCAAGTTGCAGTATTATGATAAG gtTTTACGTCTACTAGACGTTGTTGGATTGCCTGAGCTGGTTATTCAGCTTGCTACATCAGCAATTACTGAAGCAGGTGATGACTGGAAAAGTCAG GCTACTTTAAGAACATGCATTTTCAAACATCATTTGGACTTGGGTCATAATAGCCAAGCATATGAGGCCTTAACCCAAATTCCTGACTCCAGCAG GCAGTTAGACTGTTTGCGACAGCTGGTGGTTGTTCTCTGCGAACGCTCCCAACTGCAGGATCTTGTAGAGTTTCCCTATGTGAATCTGCATGATGAG GTTGTAGGAATAATCGAATCACGTGCTAGAGCTGTGGACCTTATGACTCACAATTACTACGAACTTCTCTACGCTTTTCACATTTACCGCCACAATTACCGAAAAG CTGGTACAGTGATGTTTGAATATGGTATGCGTCTTGGCAGAGAGGTTCGAACTCTCAGGGGACTTGAGAAGCAAGGCAACTGTTACCTGGCCGCTATTAATTGTTTACGGCTTATTCGTCCAGAATATGCATGGATCGTACAGCCAGCCTCTGGGGCAGTG tctgatCGCCCTGGAGCATCTCCTAAGAGGAATCATGATGGCGAGTGCACTGCTACTCCAA CCAATCGGCAAATTGAAATTCTGGAATTGGAAGATCTCGAGAAAGAATGTTCTTTAGCTCGAATTCGCCTCACATTGGCTCGGCATGATCCATCAGTGATTGCCATTGCAG GAAGTTCATCAGCAAAGGAGATGGGCACCCTCTTGGTTCAGGCTGGCCTCTTTGACACTGCCATATCACTCTGTCAGACTTTTAAGCTTCCATTAACACCAGTCTTTGAAGGGCTTGCTTTCAA GTGCATTAAGTTGCAGTTTGGAGGAGAAGCAGCACAAGGAGAAGCCTGGGCCTGGCTAGCAGCCAATCAGCTATCTTCTGTCATCACCACCAAGGAGTCCAG TGCTACAGATGAAGCATGGAGGCTATTGTCAACTTACTTGGAAAGATACAAAGTCCAGAATAATTTGTATCATCATTGTGTGATTAACAAGTTGTTGTCTCATGGAGTTCCTCTGCCTAATTGGCTTATAAACAGTTACAAG AAAGTTGATGCTGCAGAGTTGCTTCGTCTTTACCTGAACTATGACCTTTTAGAAGAAGCTGTGGATTTGGTCTCTGAATATGTAGATGCTGTATTAGGAAAAGGACATCAGTACTTTGGAATTGAG tttccacTGTCAGCAACAGCCCCAATGGTATGGCTCCCATACTCTTCTATTGACCAGCTTCTCCAGGCTCTGGGAGAGAACAGTGCCAACAGTCACAACATTATA CTGTCCCAGAAAATTCTTGACAAACTAGAAGACTACCAGCAGAAAGTTGACAAGGCAACACGAGATTTACTGTACCGTCGGGACTTGTGA